The Saprospiraceae bacterium genome contains the following window.
CGGGCTTTTTTTATTGACAGATCGCATTTAACAGTGGATCCTTTTTCCTGCATGCATGAAATTGATACCATTATTCAAGCAAGCCTTGGGATATCTTTTGATCAAAGCTCTACGAATTTATTGATATGTAATAATTACATAGAATTATCCAGGGCAACCATTAAAGGAACCAAAGAGCTCAATAACTTTTTTCCTTATGAATTCAGACCTTTTTATGGCTTAGATTCATTCCGCATTCAAATAAACAATAACAATATTTTAGTTGATAGCATTCGACTGGAATTCTTTTATTCAGACTCAAGTGGCAATCAACTTCTTTTTGATAAACATTTTTTAGCCAGAAAACGCGGTGCTTTTTGGGAAATTCCGCCCGATACTTTAGCGAATTACCAATTTGATGAAGCATATACCATAAGAATCACTCCTTATGCCCATGTTACGGATTGTAAAACATTTCGGGATGGATCCAATACGCTGATTTCAAGTTATTATATCAATGGAATTCAACAAACTAAATTTTACGATATAAATAGCATCTCAAGATTTTATGAAAAAATACTATACTCCAGAGCCAATACTTTAGAAATATATAATGGCAATGAGCAATTCAGCTTTTCATCAAAAATTCTATTTGGGTCTTCAGGTAAAATTTCAGCAAGCGCTCTTATAAATAATTTAAAACTTCCTGGCGGATTTGAATTTAAAATTATTTCAAACAACAATTCAATAAAAAATATTCGTTTGCAAATTAATCCGGGAGGTCAAATTGACATAATTGATAGCATGCACTTCAGATTGATCGATTTGAAACCATTGCAAAATTACCAATTGAATATTCTGGCGGATTTCCAGGCATGCGAAACAGACAGCTTAATCCTCTTGAGTCGTTGGTTTTGTGAAGGTCAAGATATCCAATTACAAGATACCTGTAATTTGGATACCTTTATTTTTATACTGCTTCCAGATCTACCAGAGCTCGAACTCGATCTGAATCAATTGCAAAAAGAAGTGATGCTATGTGACACACTGCCTGAAATTGAATTGGAACTTTATAATGCTGATAAAGGTGCAGCTTATGATATTTTATTGAATTATACCCTTCCTCCTGGAATTGAGCTTGCAGAGGCTTTATACAGTTATCCAAAAGGAAGTCCATTTAAACCATTACCTACAGCGATTCTGATTTCTCCGGGTCTGTTCCGATGGACTTTCGCAAATTTCATCCCTCAAATCCAGTCCAATGGTTTGGCAGGAATTACTGAAATTCCCAACAACAGTATTTTAGTGAAATTAAAATTATTGACAAGTTGTCAATCCGTAGTAAATGGATTTCCTGAATTCGAGTTTAAGGGATTTGATGCCTGTAAAAGACCCACAAACTCCATTTTAAAAACGGGTCAACTGATTAAAATCAGCGGACTTGAAATTCCCCTTAAATATTCTGTAAATTTCAAAGCAGATTCTATAGTGAATTGTGTGGACGAATTTCCGGTATACGTGAATCTTTTCCGAAATGGCATAACGAATCCAGGCGACAGCATTATGATTGTAATTCCAGAGGCCCTGGAATATGTAACAAATTCTTTGATTCCCATTAAAAATTTCATCCAACAAAATCCAATAATTATTCAAGAAAATGGATACACTGTATTGCATTTAAAAATTCCAGAAAACATTGCTGCGCGAGATAGCATTCAGTTCGTATTCAAATTGAAAGGATTGTCAAAATTGCAATGTCAGGAATTTCAGATTCAATTAATTTGCTTTCGGAATGTAGAAACAAAGTGTAAATCCAATCAGGAACTTTGTCCGGTTTTCATTGAGTCAGGCATGAATAAACAGAGCTTTAAACTGGAAGCCCCTTCCATTGAGTTGGATCGTTTGCATATATACAATTCAACAGATAGCCTAATCCAATTGCTCAGACTTTCCTTTACTTTAAAAAATGCCCTTTTGATACACGAAGACAAGCTATGTTTTGAATTGTATGCAGATTTTAATTCAAATCAAATAATTGATTCTACGGATAAAGGCTTCTTCACGGTTTGCATTAATAGAGACTATTTTGACCGTGATTCAAGCTATTTATTTGATAGCATCCCTTTTGAATCTGGCCTTCGCAGTTGCAACTTTATATTAGTGACTACGAATTGCCTGTGCCGTTCGGATACCATTAGCCTTCATATCAACCAAACAATTGAACAAGTTTATTCATTTACCATTTGTGCTGGAGATAGCATCTTCCTTGGGATATCGCCTGATCCAAATGCTCAGTATGTATGGACACAAGGAACCACTGATTGCGACACTTGCAGTCAATTTGTATACCATTCAAATATTAATTTAAGTCAAGATACTACTTTAGAATGGAGCTTGTTAGAGTCCTTCCCTGATCAATGCAACCGAATCATTCATTATAAACTCAACTTAAGAAAACTTCCAGAAAATAAAGTCTATTACTATGAGGCATGCCCAGGAGAATTTATTGCTCTGGATGCGGGCAACCGCAAAAATTATAAATGGGAAGGTGCATCCATTTCTGATGAGCGAGCCTTTCAGCAGCTACTACCTATTTGGAAGGATGAGCGAATTTTACTTCATTTTAAAGATGAATTTTTTTGCCCAGGAACAGACAGTTTTTATTTAAAAGTATTGGAAGATACCAATACGATCCGATTTATAGGTGATAGCATTTTGTTTTCGGGCAAGGCTGCAACATATTGTGTTGAAGGAGGTATTCGATATCAATGGGAATCCAATGAATTTATTGATTGCCCCAGTTGTCCTTGTATCACGATTATCCCAAAAAATGATTTTAGTTTAAAAGTCACTGTATTCGATCGATTCAATTGTCCTCATGTTTTTCAAATTACTATTAAAGTTGTATTTCCTGATTGTGATTCGAGCACTGTGTTCATTCCAAATGCATTTTCACCCAATGAAGATGGACACAATGATGTACTTTATGTCAGAGGTAACAATATCAATCACATACATTTAATTATTTACAATCGTTGGGGAGAAAAAGTTTTTGAATCCAACCAATTGAATGTAGGTTGGGATGGAACTTACAAAAACAAGAAATTAAGTCCGGATGTCTTTGCTTATTATCTTGAAGTCCTTTGCATAGGAGGTAGAAACTATTCAAAAAAAGGAAATATCAGTTTATTAAAATAAATTTACTTAAATTCCATTTGTTTTTAACCAGGAAATCAAGCCGGTAAAATAGATCGTTTGATCATCCCACATAGACATATGACTGCCATTGGGACATAATAAAAACTGACCCTTTTCAAATTGACTTGCAACCCATTTCATATGTTCCGGATCCATGGTGTCGTGGTTTGCACCAATCACCAGGGTTGGAACTTTTATTGTGTTTAATTCTTTAGTAACATCCCAGGTTTCCAAATTTCCGGAAAGTCCAAATTCACTTGGACCTTGCATCATCGTATAAATTGTATTGTTTAATTTAGCAAAAGCTCTATTCACTGCATCTGGCCATTCTTCTATAGGCAATCTTAAAATATGCTTGATATAAAAATTGGGCATTAACAATTCCATATATCGTGGATTGCTGAAATCCTTTTTAGCTTCTATTTCACGAATTTCCTTGAGCACCAGGGGATCCATTTGTTTTGCTAAAACGTCTTCTGCATATTTTCCATACAAAGGTGCACTCATCATCATATTTGAAATGATCAAGCCCTTTAAATGCTGTTGATATTTAAGAGCATACTGGGCTGCAAGAATACCACCCCAGGAATGACCCAGTAGAAAAAAATTGTCTTTATCAAGATTCAAGGCTTTACGAACTGTTTCAACTTCTTCTACAAAACGATCTAACACCCAGAGACTGCTGTCTTTTGGCTGATCAGAATATGCCGAACCCAATTGGTCGTAATAATAAAATTCAATGCCTTCTTTTGGTAAAAAACTCTCAAAAGATTCAAAATATTCATGCGTTGCACCCGGTCCACCATGAAGTAGCAATACTTTTATCTTGGGATTATTTCCGATACGCTTGGTCCAAACCTTATATTTTCTGTTTTCAACAGAAATCAGGCGTACCCCTCCCGATTTGATTCCAGGTTCAGCCAAATCACAATAATCAGAAACGGATCCATCCATTGATTTTTTTTGATCAATTGGCTGGCAGGATGCAGCTAAAATTAAAAGGAACACCCAAATAACTTGTTTCATAATAAAGATTTTAAAAAAAAATACAGTTTATACAAGATGAAAACCAATTTTATCTCAGTAGGAGCTAATTAAAATTGTCCCGATTTACACCAATCAAAATTAATCAAATTTACCGCTTAAACAAGATACCTATAGATACGATTTCAAGATGAATCTGGATTTCAGTTAAAACATACAAGGTTTTTTTTATCTTTGGTTTAAATTCATTCGCCAGTGCGCGCATTTTATATAAAATTCTGATTTTCAATTTAAAAATACAGCCAACTGGATACCCAGACATTGATCGATCGACTGCAACAAGGGGACAATGCTGCATTTGAATATTTATACGATCATTATGCCGCCACCCTGTTTGGGATCATCAAACGAATTGTGACAAAAGAGGAAGATGCAGAAAACTTGTTGCAAGATTGCTTTGTGAAAATATGGCGTTATATAGGAACTTACGAAGTGGAAAAAGGGAGTCTGGCAACCTGGTTAATTAATATTGCCCGAAATACAGCGATTGATCATACAAGATCCAAACATTTTATAAGGGAAACCAAAAACCAAAATCTGGATTCTCTCGTATCTATAGAAAGCCGTGTTCTATCCGTTTCTCAACAAGAAGATACCCTTGATTTACGTCAATTGGTATTAAAAATCGATCCTTCCTGCCGAAAGGTTTTGGAGTGGATGTATTTTGATGGCCTTACTCAACAGGAAATTTCTGAAGAGTACGGCTTACCGCTTGGGACTGTAAAAACGCGTGCTCGGAATGGTCTGAGGGAGCTAAGAGAATTATTTGAACAACCAAAACCCGTTTAATTCCGTTAAATTAAAAAAGCGAGCTTGAGAAAAGATCTAACAATTAACAAAACTCAAATTTCAGATTGGATTGAAAACCAGAATTCTGAAATAATTCAGCAAACTGAACATGCTTTGGAGCAATATGCACGTTGTTTTCAAGAGACCCCATCCTTTGACCTTAAGAATCGAATATTAGAACAGATTTCCGTGTTAAATGCCGGACGGCAAATTATAGACTTAAAAAACCCGCCACTTTTGACAGAAAAATCCAATCTTCTTGATTGGACACTTGCATTAAAAGGAATTGAGCCCCCTAAGGATTTTGAGGATATTCATTTAGAGCCTATCCATCAAGATGATAAAGTCCAATTATTTGTAGCTTGGGTTCGAAACAAGGTACCTGAAGAAATTCATCATGATATGCTAGAGAGTTTTATGATTTTAGAAGGTAGTTGCATCTGCCACATCAAAGATCAAAACGGCAATTGCAGGGAGGTTTCTATGATAGCAGGAGATTATATTACCATGCAAATTGGGGAAGAACACGATATCGAAGTTACTTCTGAAAAACCAACTAAAGCCATTCTTCAGTGGCTTAAAATTGCAGCCTGATAGGCTGGTAGGTTTCATTGATTTATCGTATTTTTGCGATAAAAAGAGATGGGAGCCAGTAAAACAGAATTATTTTCAAAGAACGAAATAAAATTAGCAGCATTTGCAAAGGCCTTGGCTCATCCTGCACGAATAGCAATTATCAAACTATTACTAAAGAAACAACGCTGTATTTGCGGTGACATCGTGGATGAAATCCAACTTGCACAAAGTACTATTAGCCAACATTTAAAAGAATTAAAAGATGCCGGAATCATTCAGGGTACTATCGAAGGTCCTGCTGTATGTTACTGCATTGATCCTAAAACCTGGTCCGCTATGAGTGAAAGCATCGGGAAGTTTTTTGATGTCGGACAAAAATCTATAAATAATTGTTGTTAACCAAAACCTTTTATCGTAATATTACGTTTTAATAAAAAATAATTTATGAAAACAGATTTGGAAATTAAAGAAATGGTTCGCCAGAAATATTCGGAAATCGCCTTACAGGATAAGGATGTAAATCAAGCGTCTTGTTGCGGTGCATCTGGTTGCAGTACAGAGGTTTACAACATAATGACCGATGACTACTCAAACTTAAGTGGGTATGAAAAAGACGCCGATCTCGGATTGGGATGCGGTCTTCCAACTGCATTCGCCCAAATTAAAGAAGGCGATGTAGTTCTGGATTTAGGTTCTGGAGCGGGGAATGATTGTTTTGTAGCGCGTGCTGAAACCGGAGTAAATGGTAAAGTGATTGGTATCGATTTTACAGAAGCTATGATTCAACGCGCACGACAAAATGCAGAAAAACTTGGCTTCCACAATGTTGAATTCAGACAAGGTGACATTGAACACATGCCAGTAGCTGATAACACGGTCGATGTCATTGTGAGTAATTGTGTTTTAAATTTAGTGCCCAATAAAAAACAGGTATTTTCTGAAATATATCGGGTGCTTAAACCTGGTGGACATTTTAGTATTTCTGATATCGTGTTATTTGGTCAACTGCCAGAAAAAGTTTTAGCCAGTGCCGAAATGTATGCTGGATGTGTTTCCGGTGCAATTCAAAAACAAAGCTATATCGACCACATTCAGGAACTTCAATTTGAAAACATCCAAATTCAAAAACAAAAACCCATAAGGATACCAGATGATATTTTAAATCAGTATCTGGATGCGAATCAATTAGCTCAGTATCATGCAGGGGAATACGGTATCGAAAGCATCACTGTCTTTGCAAGTAAACCAAAAAATAAATCGGCTTGTTGTGCCCCAGGTTGTTGTAGTTAATTGAAGATGTGAATAAGTCTGAGATAGACAGCTCAAAATTGAAAGGAATTAGCTGATTGGATTTTTGGGGTTAGAACGACTCATTTCTTAAGCCGTCCACGGCGATGATTCGTTGCGAAATATGTTGAAAAAAGATTAAATCCTGCTCTTTCTTTAAGAGGTACCTCGTTGCGAAATACTTCACTCTACCCTCCGCGGGGATAACTTCAGGAACTGATCTTTTTGATTAAATTATATTGAGTTTTATTTCCGCAAATCCTATCGAAGAATCAATCTGAGCTTCTGATAGTCAAACATCCGCTATTAAAATTTCAATTTCTTGAGCTTAATTCTACTAAACTTATTGCATTATACTAACTATTTCATAATCCATTATTACAGAAAAAACATTTAAAGAATTGTTTTCATACTCTCCGATGATAACATTTTGAATATTCGCTGTATAGGTGAGCAGCTGTTGAATTTCAGCGATACTATTTGTCAATCGAATCAATTGTCCGGATTCACTTTTTAGATACCAGGATTCCTGGTGTGAAGTAAATTTTACAGAATTGAGAATAAAACAATATTGCTTTAATAGTGGATTTATAGAAATCCGTTCGCAGTAAAGATCCAAGGCGGATTCTATTGTATGTGATTTAATAAAATACTCTGAAGCGAGGTAACTGGACTCGGATTGCATTTCTTTAATTCGTTGTGGTGAAGCAGATGGATAAAACTGTACCGAGCTCTTGTAAATACTGCCATTTTTAAATTGCTTGATTGGAACAAACCGATTGAATTGAAATTCTAAAAACAATACACAAGACTTGCAATTCAAACCATAAAACCAGTTTCGATTTACAATTAATTTATCCTCCTTTTCAGAAACAGTTCCGAGATAAAGCCAATCGTCTGTATAAAAAGAACTTTCAGAAAAACTGGTTTTTGTAAATGGAATTCCACAATAGTTTAACAAGTCCTCCTTTTCAAATTCATTCAACGCAACTATGTTTTTAAAGGACCTTACTACTAAATAAAATTCACCCAATTGTTGGAAGGTAAATTCCATCCAATTGGATCCTTTAGCAATTCGCTCTGGAATCATGCGCAATTTCCTAGCAATCCCTGGAGCACCGTAATCAACCATACGGCTTGCAATTTCGTTTAGTTTATCAGGATCATGTTGCAGTTGTGAAATGCCTGCAATCAATAATTCATCCAACCAACTATTAAATAGTGAAACGGCTTCCAGAAGTTTTTGCTCTTTTTGAAAATTGAGCCTTTTAAAATATTGGGCTTCCGCCATAATTAATAAGCGCTTTAATCCTTATCAGGATCATCCTTAACCCCAAGATGTTGGATTGCCAATTCGGATGCAAATTGTTCCGCACTTTTCTTGTTGTAATCTTCTGCTGAAGATATTTCTTGTCCGTCGATAAATACACCCACTTTAAAGCGATCCCTTTTATCTACTTTGTATTTACTCAATACTTTAAAATCAATTTCTCTGGAATGCTTTTGACACCATTCCAACAACTGGCTTTTGTAATTATCATCAAATTCTTCCAGTTGATCCATGTTGATGAATTTCTTGAGGATGGCACTGAGTATAAAGTGTTTTGTAAATTCAAACCCACGCTCAATGTAGATTGCACCCACCAATGCTTCCAATGCATTGCCCAACATCGATTGCGAAATGGCTGTTTGATTAAACTCCATCATCAAATGATCTAAGCCCATTTGTTCGGCTATGTAATTAAGCATTTTACGCTTTACAATTTTAGAACGCATTTTGGTGAGGAATCCTTCATTGGCAGAAGGGTATTTTTTAAATAGATACTCTCCAACCACAAAACTCAATAAAGCATCTCCAAGATACTCCAGCCGCTCATTGGATTGATACAAGCCATTGGTATCGTTAGGAAAATTATTGAGTGTGGATTTGTGATAAAAAGCCAGTTTAAAAATGTAGATGTTGGATGGAGTAAATCCAATTAAATGATGCAAACGCTCTGCAAAATGTTTATCCTTAGAGAAAAACTTGTGATTGGTCTTATTGTAAAACTTAACTAGGAATCCTAACATCTTTTAAAAATCACTGAACTGTTATGCCCTCCGAATCCAAAGGTATTACTTAAAAAAGCATTTACCTTTCGACTTTGTGCTTCATTAAAAGTAAAATTTAGTTTTGGATCCAAATCCGGATCCTCAGTAAAGTGATTAATGGTAGGTGGTATAAAATCATGTAAAATGGCCATAATTCCAGTAATAACTTCTATAACACCTGCAGCACCCAGGAGGTGGCCAGTCATAGATTTAGTTGAACTGATATTAACTTTATAAGCATCATCCCCAAAAACATTTACAATTGCTTTGGCCTCAGCAATGTCACCTAGAGGTGTGGACGTACCATGGGTATTTATATAATCTATTTGAGAAGGGCTTAAGCCGGATTCCTTTAAAGCCAAATGCATGGCTGTACTGGCACCCAGTCCATCCGGATGGGGGGCCGTGATATGAAAAGCATCTGCAGTAGCGCCAGAACCAACCATTTCTGCATATATCTTAGCTCCGCGTTTTTTGGCAGATTCGTATTCTTCTAAAATCAGGGAACCTGCACCTTCACCCAAGACAAATCCATCCCGATCCTTATCATAAGGTCTTGATGCCGTCATAAAATCATCGTTGCGCTCAGACAATGCCTTCATGGAGGAAAATCCTCCTACCCCGGCGCGGGTAATTGCAGCTTCTGAACCTCCGGTTACCATCATATCCGCTTTATTCAAACGAATATAATCAAAAGCATTTGAAATGGCATGTGCTGAGGAAGCACAAGCCGACACGGTCCCGTAATTAATACCCATCAAGCCATATTTTATAGAAATATGACCTGGTGCAATGTCTGAAATAAGTTTAGGTATCAAAAAAGGACTATAACGCGGTGGTCCGCTCGCTAAAGCTGCTTCAGAAATATCATGTTCAAGCGTATTAAATCCGCCGATTCCAGATCCCCAGATTACACCAAATCGAGCCAAATCCACCTGATCCAATTGGATCCCTGAATCTTTCATGGCTTCTTCAGCTACAATTAAGGCATATTGAGAAAATGGGTCAATTTTTCGGGCTTCTTTTTTATCTAAGAAATTTTCAACATTAAAATCCTTAAGCTGACAGGCAAAACGCGTCCGAAACAGGCTTGCATCAAAATAACTAATTGGACAAGCACCGCTCCTTCCTGCTTGTAAACCTGCAAGAAAAGCATCCTGGCCAATGCCAATAGGCGTTAATGCGCCGATTCCGGTTACTACGACCCGTCTCATTCGCTAATTATTGTTCGTATGCCCTTGAACCATTCAAAAGGCATGCTAAAATAACAAATTATTAAATTGATTATTTACAGTTAGCCTCAAGGTAGGCAATAGCTTGCCCTACAGTTTGAATTTTTTCTGCCTGATCGTCTGGGATAGATGTATCAAACTCTTTCTCGAATTCCATGATAAGTTCCACAGTATCAAGGGAGTCTGCACCTAAATCATTAACAAAACTCGCTTCGATGGTAACTTCAGCCTCATCTACAGCTAATTTGTCTACGATAATTTTTTTAACTCTTTCAGCAATTGTTGACATGATAATTTAGATTTTTTTATAATCAAGGCGCAAATTAAGGGATTCATTAAAGGATTACCAAAATAATTTTCGCTTTTTTTAAAGACCTTAGCCCTGTTTTACATTGTAAACCAAAGTTTTGCTAAATAATTCCCTAAATCTGATAATTATTTTATGATTCACCATAATACTAAAATTGTAGCGACAGTCGGACCAGCCTCATCATCTTATGATCAATTGGTGGCTTTGACTTTAGAAGGCGTAGCCGTATTCAGGCTTAATTTTTCACATGGAAGCTATGAAGACCATGAAAAGGTAATTCGGCATATTCATGCAATCAATGAAAAATTTGATACCCATGTGGGCATCTTGTGTGATTTACAGGGTCCTAAATTAAGAATTGGAACCATCGAAAACAATGGTTTGGAAATTCTGCCGGGTGAGGTATTAAACTTTATAAATAAGCCATGCATTGGAACAAAAGAACAGATTTACATGAGTTATGTAAACTTTGCCCGAGATGTCAAAGTTGGAGAAACCATCTTAATCGATGATGGAAAACTAGTATTTGAGGTTCTTACCACCAATGGAATTGATAAAGTCCAACTGAAATGTCTCTTTGGTGGTATTTTATCGTCAAACAAAGGCGTTAACCTTCCGGATACTGAAATATCCTTGCCTTCATTAACTGAAAAAGACCTCAAAGACCTTGATTTTATACTCAAACACAAAGTCAACTGGATTGCCCTTTCTTTTGTACGAAAAGCTCAAGACATTGAAGAGCTCATTCAATTAGTAGAAAAAGCCAAACATCCGGCCAAAGTGATTGCCAAAATTGAAAAACCGGAAGCCATTAAAAATTTAGATGCCATTATTAAAATCAGCAACGGCATCATGATCGCCCGTGGGGATTTGGGCGTTGAATTTCCAATTGAAAAATTGCCAACGATTCAAAAACTAATCATCACAAAATGCATTCAACGTGCCCGACCGGTGATCGTGGCTACACAGCTTATGGATAGTATGATTAATAATCCGAGTCCAACACGTGCAGAAGTAACCGATGTGGCCAATGCGGTATTGGATGGTACAGATGCAGTCATGTTATCGGCTGAGACCTCTGTTGGTAAGCATCCCGTAAAAGTGGTTACTGCAATGAATAAGATCATCTTTGAAGCAGAAAGACATTATGCTATTTTAACTAAAAGACCCCGTCCTTCCGATAAATCCTCTACTTTTTTGTCGGATGTGGTATGTTTTAATGCTGCAAAGACAGCAGAAGATATCAAAGCCCAAGCAATCATTGGGCTCACGATTTCCGGTTACACTGCCTTTAAAACGTCTTCCTACAGAACCCATTGCCCGATTTATATTTTTACCAGTGCAACGCACATGCTGGGAACTTTAAATCTGGTTTGGGGCGTTCGATGTTATTATTATGATAAAATGAGTTCAACCGATGAAACTATTGAAGATCTTATTGAAATTTTAAAGAAAGATCATAAACTGAAAGCGGGAGATCTCGTTGTTAATACCGGTAGCATGCCCATTCATAAAAAATTGCGGACCAACATGCTCAAGGTAACTGAAGTAGAATAATTTTAGCCCTTATGTCTAAACCATGCATAGATTATATCATACAATTTTAATTAACATTTTAGTTTCTTTCACAGCATTTAGTCAGGAAGTTGAAAAAAACCTCCTGAACCAAGGTATTTTAATTGATGCCCTGAAAGAAGAACAAATCGGTAATCGGCAAAAAGCCATTGATTTGTTCATTAAACTTAAATATGCTCCTGAAACCAAAGGAGTCAGCAATTATTATTTAGCTCGTATTTATCGGGAACAAGGTAAACACGACGAGGCTATGAGTGCCATTGACGAAAGCATCGCCGCTGAACCTCAGAATAAATGGTATTTGATTCTGAAAGCGAATCTGGCAGAAGATTACGGGCAGTTTCAAATCATTGCAGAAGTATATCAGAAATTGAGTCAATTGGAACCTGATAATTATACTTATTACGACAATGCAGCTTTAAATTATCTCAAAGCTGAAGACTTTGATAATGCTTTGATCGTATTGAATGCATCGCAATTACATTTTGGACTCCTACCACCCATTGGCATTAAAAAATCCAAAATTTTAGTTCTTCAAAAAAAATCTAAAAAAGCATTGAGCTTGCTGGAAGAATGCTTGGTAAAATATCCTGGTCATTTAGAATTAATTGAAGAAATCAGATCCATCGCCCTCGAAGAAAACAATACTGACCTATTAAATAAATATGGCTTAAAAACTAAATCTGTAGATGTCGAATCACAAAATCAACAAGCCCAACAAAACTTAACAAATTTAATAAATAACACA
Protein-coding sequences here:
- a CDS encoding acyl carrier protein; translation: MSTIAERVKKIIVDKLAVDEAEVTIEASFVNDLGADSLDTVELIMEFEKEFDTSIPDDQAEKIQTVGQAIAYLEANCK
- the pyk gene encoding pyruvate kinase — translated: MIHHNTKIVATVGPASSSYDQLVALTLEGVAVFRLNFSHGSYEDHEKVIRHIHAINEKFDTHVGILCDLQGPKLRIGTIENNGLEILPGEVLNFINKPCIGTKEQIYMSYVNFARDVKVGETILIDDGKLVFEVLTTNGIDKVQLKCLFGGILSSNKGVNLPDTEISLPSLTEKDLKDLDFILKHKVNWIALSFVRKAQDIEELIQLVEKAKHPAKVIAKIEKPEAIKNLDAIIKISNGIMIARGDLGVEFPIEKLPTIQKLIITKCIQRARPVIVATQLMDSMINNPSPTRAEVTDVANAVLDGTDAVMLSAETSVGKHPVKVVTAMNKIIFEAERHYAILTKRPRPSDKSSTFLSDVVCFNAAKTAEDIKAQAIIGLTISGYTAFKTSSYRTHCPIYIFTSATHMLGTLNLVWGVRCYYYDKMSSTDETIEDLIEILKKDHKLKAGDLVVNTGSMPIHKKLRTNMLKVTEVE